Genomic segment of Populus trichocarpa isolate Nisqually-1 chromosome 12, P.trichocarpa_v4.1, whole genome shotgun sequence:
TCAGTCTAGAATTTGGAAAGCATGAGATTCTCTTGCATAGTGAATGTAGATTGTGAATGTAGATTGTGACTGTAAACTTGTATGATAACTGGTGTGAATTATGAAGGAGTAGTAAAAAGCATGCTGCAATTTCAGGTAAGAATTTTGGAACTGTTTTTCTTGGCTAGTCACGGATGAGAAAAGTCTTCGATATTAGATTTTCTGTGGCAAAAAATACTGCTTCAATAATGCAAAACAAgtttaaacaataattaattttttgaagaattAGGATGACCCACTTGAGCCAGAGAATGTCTTGCCTTGACTAAATGGATCTGCTTCTGCATCAGGATAAAAAATTTGCAGTTGCTTTGACAGGTCCCACTTCAATAGCAGATAGAAAACTTGGAAATTGTAAGACATTGACCTGTTTTGTTTGGCATGCATGAATTTCCTCGTattcaaattcattttgttGAATTTCAGCCTCTGAAATTATGAACTAATACTTGCTTTCCTAGAAATTTCTTGCTTATGGCTATTGGAAACATTTTCTTCctgaaacaatattttgtttctaaacAATGTAGTCGAGGGTCTAAAAGGGAAATTAATCGTATAATCAGGAGTTCAATTGgctttctattatattttttctcaagtCGTTTCTTAGAATTTGTTTTAGTCTTTATCATAGACTTTAAGACTTTTAAGTGAatagaaaagtattttattCATACGAAGAAAGCTCGAGAACAAAAGGTTTCTGAACGACCTGTTCTACTCAGTTCCCATTATGAcgattttttcattttcttcaattcgGGGAGTGAATTGTTTTTGCATTCGTTGGAGTTGCAGATAATTGATAGTTTGTAGCATTAATGGGTGGGATACTCTCCAGACGTTCAAGCTCTCGCCATCCTTCTAGTTCACACTCATGGAGCCATCACAGCTATCCCCAGTCACCATATGCTCAACCAAGCCAAGAATATATGCAATACCAGCACTATGTACCTCCACCTCAGAGCTATGGTGATCCAGCACCAAATTCCAGGAGGTTGGAGAGAAAGTATTCAAAGATAGATGATAATTACAATAGCCTGGTGCAGGTgaaatattatttcttatttctctGCATATCATCATGTCCATACTATAGTTGTGGAGGACCTAACTAAATAGTTGTTGGAAACTATGGAAGATGTTATCATTGAGAATGTGTTTTAGATTTGCTTCGCTTGGAAGAAAATTTGCATGAAgctgggtttttattttattttatgtttttgactATTACCAGTGACAAGGTGAATCACTCTATCAAAACCAAGATATTAATCTCTTATGAAATAACTAAATATCAACTTTCTGATGTTAATTATGATAACATTTTATTGCTACAAAGAGTGTGATCTTGTGCCACAATCAACCTGTTCACAGGTTACTGAAGCCCTGGCACGTGCTGGTTTAGAGTCTTCAAATCTTATTGTGGGTATTGATTTCACAAAAAGCAATGAGTGGACAGGTTTGACCTCAAATGTGCAGATTCaagctctttgtttttttctttttccaacttGCATTAACTTGTTAGCCTGCTTAAATATTAGGTGCAAGGTCATTCAGCCACAGAAGCTTGCATCACATTGGGGATGATCAAAATCCTTATGAACAAGCAATATATATCATAGGAAAAACACTATCTTCCTTTGATGAGGATAACTTAATACCCTGTTTTGGGTTTGGAGATGGTATTTCTCAGAACAAGTGTGCATTGACAGTTAAAAGTTTTAATCCTCATTATAACttataaatgtaattctatGAAATATCAGCATCAACACATGACCAAGAAGTTTTCAGTTTTTATCCGGATGAGAGGTTTTGTAATGGATTTGAAGAAGTTTTGAGACGCTATAGAGAATTGGTCCCCTGTCTACGACTTGCAGGTTGCAAATTTAACCCCCTTCTTTAGCTTCTTTCTCAGTTGCATTTCTGCTTACTGATTTCTctcacttttttgttttgtgatagGACCAACATCTTTTGCTCCTGTCATTGAAATGGCTATTACTATAGTTGAGCAAAGTGGTGGCCAGTACCATGTTTTACTTATAATAGCTGATGGacaggtaattgttttttttttttatatatatttcatagtTTGCGATGAGTCACCAGCATAAGTGTGCAACTGATATGAATTTTTCACCCTTTTAATCCCATTTGAATAAATGACATTTCAAACCTTCTGTAGAATTTGTTTCAACTGCATTGCATTTGAAATAATTAGAAAAGATACTACTTTGTTCTAGTGTAACTGTAAGTTTGATTGTTGGCCATAAACTTCTATTAAAGATGTAGTTTCAGGCGAGAAAGCTGCATTTCAAGTCTCTCATGTTTTTGTAACTGAGCATTCTTGCTGTTAGTGGAATATATTATGTTCAGGGAAATATGATCAAAAGAAGAATTGTAAGAGtttctgtttgttttcttttttcttttgaatattttcCAGTGGGGGTGATTTGAAATGACACTTTAACCATTAAGTCTCAGCTTTTAAGTCCTTAATCACTGGACCAATGGTTCAATGGCAATGCCAGagtttcttgtttatttaatttctggTTATTTTGTTAGTGGAATTTAGCTGTTTAGCGCATCAGGCAGCAACTCAGGTTTAATAGCTAGTCTTACCAAACATCCTAATGAATAAGTAACTCAGATGAGTTTCCTGATTGGCCAAAGGGATTAGTATTTCCGGAAAAATCATAAAGCAAGTGAGATCTCTTATTATTACTAGGTTTGGTGTTTGGACCTCAACAAACTAGAATTATAGCAACTCTGATTAAAATTTCTTCCAAACTCAATATCTTTTACTTTCAACATCAGAATATGTTGTCCAAATTTCACACATGGTCACTTTTATTTCATCTATTTGAGATTGATTCCATGATCTATGGGTTGCCACAGGTGACAAGAAGTGTCGACACTGAGCATGGCCATCTAAGCCCGCAGGAAAAGAGAACAGTTGAAGCAATTGTGAAAGCAAGGTAAAATGTTTAGCCTTGTCACGtaagtaattttttctttcccaaAACCTGTTTTGATGCACTTGTTAGTTTCCAGTGAGTACCCCTTGTCCATTATATTAGTTGGGGTTGGAGATGGACCGTGGGACATGATGAAGGAATTTGATGATAACATCCCTGCTCGGGCATTTGACAATTTCCAGGCAAGAAGTTTttatcttcacttttatttgcAAGTTTTGCAGTTCCCTAACTTGTACTTGGTCGGTGCTAAACTGGGAAAATGCTACCTTTTGTAGTTTGTGAATTTTACAGAAATAATGTCAAAGAACATGGACCGGCCTAGAAAAGAAGCGGAGTTTTCTCTAGCTGCTTTGATGGAAATACCTTCTCAGTATAAAGCAACGCTAGAGCTTAATATTATGGGGTAACTTTCAACTTCTCTACACTTCACAGAAGGTTTATACTGCCCTTGAAATGCTGAAtgcaaattgtattttatttcattgCTTTATCAGTGCTACTAAAGGGAAGGCTATAGATAGGGTTCCTCTTCCCCCTCCCCAGTATGGTGCTGGTTCAACTTCATTCAGAAACCCAAAACCTGCCCAATCAAGCAACAGTCGTCCAAGTGCATCTTCTTCTGGCAGACATGATGTGGTTGGCACAGCACTTCCTGCAAGTTCTGCTTCTGATAATCATGTACTCACAGTTTCATACCCTTCTGTTGCtgaattaatatttgaaagACTTCTTTCGTTTCACTTTGTGCTAGCTTCCTGATTATAGTCTTGCTAGTGCATTTGCTCTTGGAACAAGATTGCAATGTTATATCTGAAGTGAGAGTAATGAATTTGAACTTTTTTGACATGAGCAGCTTTGTCCCATTTGCCTCACCGACCCTAAGGATATGGCCTTCGGTTGTGGACATCAGGTAAAtatatttctctctctatatctCTCTAGCATATAGATAGGATGCATCTTATgttaagttttatttaattgcaGACATGCTGTGACTGTGGTCAAGATCTCCAGTCATGCCCCATTTGTCGAAGCACCATCCACACCAGAATAAAGCTCTATTAAATGGTATCTACTGGCATTCTtcgaaagaaatgaaaaacaaaagattcaGTACTTGTCACAAGACATTATCTCTCAATTGTCATTATTGCATCTCCAAGTTCATCGCAGTTATGTCTATGGATGAGAGGACTTGTTATGGATGTGCATAAGAGATCAGATGGAAGGAGTTTTCACAAGATCTTTTGCCCTGTAAATAAAACAGTTCTCCATCTTCATTGCCATTAGCCATCCTGGTTAGCTATATAGTTTGATCAGCCTGGTTCCATAGCCGACAGCCTTGATTAGTAGTTGCAGACGtagtttgattaaataatatgattgcTGCAGTGCTGCCTGTTGTTTAAGTCTCCTCTTTCTTAAGGTTTCACCAAAACATTTTGTTTCCATTCCAATGC
This window contains:
- the LOC7484434 gene encoding E3 ubiquitin-protein ligase RGLG2, with the protein product MGGILSRRSSSRHPSSSHSWSHHSYPQSPYAQPSQEYMQYQHYVPPPQSYGDPAPNSRRLERKYSKIDDNYNSLVQVTEALARAGLESSNLIVGIDFTKSNEWTGARSFSHRSLHHIGDDQNPYEQAIYIIGKTLSSFDEDNLIPCFGFGDASTHDQEVFSFYPDERFCNGFEEVLRRYRELVPCLRLAGPTSFAPVIEMAITIVEQSGGQYHVLLIIADGQVTRSVDTEHGHLSPQEKRTVEAIVKASEYPLSIILVGVGDGPWDMMKEFDDNIPARAFDNFQFVNFTEIMSKNMDRPRKEAEFSLAALMEIPSQYKATLELNIMGATKGKAIDRVPLPPPQYGAGSTSFRNPKPAQSSNSRPSASSSGRHDVVGTALPASSASDNHLCPICLTDPKDMAFGCGHQTCCDCGQDLQSCPICRSTIHTRIKLY